aaaaaaaagattcaaaaGCTCTTTTCTACTAAATTGTGTAAACCTTCTGACTTCTATcataatacatattttattatatttaatgaaTTGCAACGTGTCACAACCATATTAAGCCAAATGTCCTTCATTAATTCGTTGAATATGAAAATTCACTCAATGTAAGGACTCCTTTGTCATATGTGGCGCAATATGGAGAATGGTTCCggcttttataatttatttagaataGATCAGTTCAACATTGAGCTTCACAAAGTGACATACAATTTTGACCCACTAGCAAAGCAGAAACAGAAAGTATAGCAAGCATGTCAATGGAGTAAACATGGTTGACAGTTTCCTTTTGTTTCTCCATACTGAGAAACTAGAATAAAGCTTTAACTAGATGTATGAAACCCAGTCTTTCTCAAtgttaaaataaaatgcataCAATTGTGTTTCATTGAAACTTCAATAAAATCATATACCTTCATGTCTGGTTGAGTGTCGAAGAGGCGAAGCATAGCAAGCTCAGCAGATATGGTTTTCCCACTTCCAGTGGGAGCTCCCAACAGAACATTATTATCCGTGTGATAGAGAATGTGAAAAGCCTACCAAAAAAGATAGCCAACCTTACAGAATGTGATCATATATACTGAATATAGAAACCTAACTAGAGGCACTGATTGAAAGAGTTGCACAAACCTGGGTTTGAATAGGATTAAAATGAGAAAACTTGTATAAGGATTCGTAAGTAGGGTTACGAAGCGAAGTCACAGGTAGAGGCTTCAGATCTAAGAGCTCAGTGTGCATTGTGCGAGCCTGAAAAAGAGCATAAGATTCATCAAGATAAAATCTCACAGCAAACAAGCAGTTGCTCTcaagtatatataaaatggTTATAGTCTGAGAAATAACACAATTGGCATGCAGTTACCTCTGGAAGAGCTAAATTGTGGAAAGATATGACATAGAACGCCTCTGCATGCAGCCAAGAATCAGATACAGCACGAATGTAGTACTGTGGTGGGTGTGGTTCAAATATCGGAACAGTAAAGGAGAGCTTCTGTGGTTCACCCCTAGCCATTTTCTTTGTTAGTGTAAAAAGCTCTGAATGATAAATGTGATCATTCTCAGAATCCTGTGGAAAATAAAACCATCATCCCATTCAAATACATTAGAAAACCCAGAATACAATTTCCTGCGCAAAAGTGATGGAATCAACGCAGACAGAGAGATCGGGTCATGACCTCGACAAGGATCCACCAACGTTGTGCTTGACCATGAAAACGTTCTTTCCATGTGAAATTAGGCGTAATGAGCAAAGCCACCTGATTCATTGCAataaataagatatatatcaaagaaaagggaagggaagaaaagagaaggaaaataaaaaagggagaaaaaagCTCCTAAACACAACAAATGGAAGTTGCAAAGCTGAATACCTTCAAGACAGTTCTGGTTATCGGACTGACAGTAGCTGATAACTGTAGTGATGGAAAGTAACCTAGATACTGTTTGACCAACTGCCAGAGACCAGAGAAAAAGGATCAGACTATGTATAAAAGTATGTAAATTAAGCATAAGAACTGCACATTCATCAGATTTACCCTTCCTCCAGGCCCATAACGAATCAGTGCTCCAATGTCTTTTTCTTCCATGTCCACTAAACGATCCAAGTCAGCATTTTTCTCTTCAAGCTTCCACAGAATCTACCAAACAAGGACAACTGATTACCTTCCAACAAATCAGAGTCAAACAGAAAAATTTGAATGCGGAATGCCAACCTCAGATGAAAGGTCTTTGTCAAATTGTCTTAGGGGATGTTGATGGGGCCAAACTTGACGATCCACTGCCTTGCAATATTCCAACATGAACAAAGACATCTCACTCCATCCTCTACGTaaacaaatttcaaaaagAGCCCGCATTATACGAGCCAAACTTGCACTTATGTATGCAGCATCAGAAACTAATGAGAATGTGTCGATTGAGCCTCGAGATATGTATATCTGCATGGAGACCAAAATATGAGTTGTTATCAGCTTATGTAATTGTCATAAGAAATACAAAGAATGACCAATACAATCTAAACGACCTGTATAAGAATAGATATTTTCCCATGTTTATTTGAAGGACCGCCTTTGACTTCTAATGGGCAGCATGTCCGTGCCAACTCTTCAAGCTCATTCTGCTCTTCTTCTCGAACAACAATATTCTCGAATTCAGAAGAACGGGCTACCATGTCGATGATCTACAGTTAATAAAGGCCACTATgagtttttttcctttttcctcatAAATATTATCAATGCAATATGAGTTTTTCGTGTCTTGAATCTAAAAGTATACACAAATGCGGCTTAATATACATAAATGGTGGGGAAGTGAAGAAGAGAATAGGTGTAGAGTGGATTTTAATGGGTTGCACCTATATAAGCATAAAAAAGGGGAGAAGAAAGGCACTCCTATACTTCCCAAGTTACTCATCAAGATAAACATTACCCCTATATACTGAAGTAATCACTAACCTCAGCTTCATTCATGTGGCGACGTAACATTTCATTGTAAGTTTCCACACTTGAATACTGAATATAAAAGTGGCTTGAAATACGACCAAGCTCTGTGCAGTAAAAATTGCCACTTTTCTCGTCAAAGCGCATCATTTTCGCTTTGTCAAGCGCCCGAGCAGCCTCAGTCACAAGAGCTCTTTGTTTTAAAGTTAAAGAAGGATCTGCAACAACCTGCCAGAAAACAGCAACAAACTTTGAAGCATCCCAGCACCTCCAgtatttaggaaaaattagATTAGATAAAGGTCCTTAAGAAAGGCAGTATACAAGACAACAATAAACACCACGAAACAAGTCACTGAACCTAATGTTCTAGATTCTCGAGCAAAGCATGTCTACTATTTCTAGTAAGACACAACAGAAATGAGTTAGCAATTAGGTTTACAGTAGCTATACAGGAACTGAATACTTGCTTTATCACAAATTGTAAAGTGATAAAAGAGTACCTCATCCCATCCAATGCCATATGCCAAAGGATTCAATCTCATCCTTACTGCAAGATATGTATAACGAAGCCATGCACAAGCTTCTTTCACATTGGTAACAGTACCTAATACCACCTCCGCATTTAGATTATCCTTCAATGAGCTAATGAACTGCAGcatgagatatatatacatatcataAGAACAGCTTTTTATATCATCACAAATCATATGCTATTATCATATCAACCACTTGCAAGTCCAAGAAGCTCTTAGCAATATTAAGTTCTCTCTAGCAAGTACCTGACTTTCAATGGGAAGTTGACTTGTCAATAGTCTCAGGTAATATGACAGTTTGTCATGAGATGTAATTATAATCCCTTCCCCACTCTTATCAAACTGAGGCCTCCCAGCACGTCCAAATATCTAAAGAGATGATGGATCAGAAGAATCAAAATAAGGGCAAAATCACCTTATTGAATCTAGTAGTCAAGAGTTTTTTAACTTCCACAATATTGCCAGCGGTTTGAAGAATTTACTTGCATTACGTCCAGCATGCCCAAGTCCTTCCATCCCCCAGCCTTAGGGTCATACAACTGGGTACCCTGGAGACAAACACAAGTCATGGAATTTCAAAATAGAAAGTAGAGCCCAGAGGCCATGACTCATATTTGGTAATCTAAATTTAGGGAACTAAGAAATCGGGTACATAGCTTAAACCGTGAACAAAAGGGAATTGCCAACTGCTTCACAAGCATCATACTGAGATAATTACAGAACAATAATCTAACCTAGACATGGAAGAGCTTCCATTCTTTCCTAAGGCTCATATGGACTTGCAGAAGAACtgcaatttatatttttcaagaaagggaaaagaaaagcagAATCAAGAATATCAACTATCAAAGGAGTAGAAGTTGTCAGGAAAAGATACTTTCTATCATTCCACGTTAGAATTGATGCTAATGTTCAAACTTTAACTTCTTTTggcacagagagagagattttgaGCCATTTTAATCATAACAGCAACTTGAAGGTCTAGATGACCTTTTGAACTATTTGAAAGTCAAACACAAGTCTGCAATCACACATAGATGAGATTGGTAAATGTTTCAGTTTGCAGGAAAAGCAGCAATCTAGAATTTAATCGTATTATGCCTAAAACCAATTGCTAAGGAGAAAGATCAGCcacaaaaataaacaaaattttgTGTTAGATTTAATTTGCATAATCATTGATAGAAGCATTAGGAGCATTGAATtgggaaaaaggaaagataaGAAACATCTTGGATGACTTCAGGATAACTGAATCTACGAAAGTGATCTGACAGACCTTTATTACAACAGTATGAGCAGGAAGATTCACACCCCATGCCAAGGTGGCTGTACATACAAGCACCTGAAACAGAATGCAGTTACATTTTAATATACTAATGCGAATTGATTATAATGTGAAAACACTAGGATGACATCAAAGCAGGATAACTCCACCTTCAATAGTCCATCTGAGAAAAGACGCTCAGTTAGACCTCTATCAGCTCGTAGCATCCCAGCATGATGGATGCCAACCCCAAATTCAAAAAGTTTAACAAGATCTTTGTTTCTAGACTTGTGAACTTCTTTCTGAACAGCATAAAAATGGAAACTGTTCAAAAATCTGAGCAACATAAAGAGAAGTAATTATTAATTGGCAATAGTTACCTTGATTAAGGAAAACTGGGGATGTGCATCATTCTTAAAGAGATCTAGCTCGTCATTTATTCTGGCAACTTCAACCTGGTCAACAAGATAATAGATACGGCAAAGATAAGAGTGGTTGTATCCTCTCAGTGAGCATCAAATTTTACGCACTGCTAAGGGCTTCAGGTAATGAAGATAACCAATTGCAGATAAATAAATCTAGGAAACGCCTTTATTTCCCCTTCAAGAGATCAAGAATATCTATGCACTTGGACTATATATGGCACGTGGACAAGGATAAATAGGCAAAAGATAAGACGCAATGCCCATTAATACTTGTTCATCCTTTCGTTTTCAGCTCTAGGGTAAGTttctttgttgtttttttaGTCAGACCGAGGACTACTCATCTTccattcaattaattatattataaactaattttctaataatcTGGTTTCTTAGTGATTTAAATTTGTTATTAATCTACACTGTATCAGGCTTCCATTAATTCCTTATGCTGCTAGCTTCATATAGGCACAAAACTTGGCACTAGATAATGGgttaaaattcaagaaaatctCATTTACTTAATTTAAAGATTTTACATGCTGAGCTATAATCACTCTTTTAACCTGCTTCAGCAGAGTGTCTAATCACTAACTATAAAATTAGACTTTGATCTACCAACACAGACTTTCAAATGGGTTGGCATTGCTCTTAATAAGTAAACGTTAATGCACAACTTCCATTTGAATAAAAACTCCAGGTCAATTGAGCAAGCATAAAGGGCATACCAACTTCTCAGCCGTTTTTGCAGTGTCCTTCCGTGAATGAACAAAGATCATAGCCTGATGGCCTTGCTTTATTGCATCAGCCACCTAGTCCAGATTAAATAAGTTCATTCACATTCCATAGTCATACATTTCTATTAAACAAACATAATTGCAACAAGAACCTTTTTGTAGCATATTTCATTCAACAATTCCATTCGAGCTAAGAAGTTGTGCTCACTGATCCCAATGTACTGTTGAGCTAGAGGCACGGGACGGTAGCTAGAATCAAAAAAGAATAATCCTTTCTGTGGATTGACTTTCAAAAATTCCGCAACCTTAATAATCAAAAGGAGATAATTAATGTCATAAGGATTCAGTTATTACAATATCAATATAAAAGGACTTCAAGATGTAATTGTGGGTTACAAAACCTCCAGATAATTAGGTAAAGTTGCTGAAAGGCCCACAATACGTATCATCGACTGTGTCGACTCCACCTGACAAAACAaccaaattaataaatcacgTTCGAAACATATCACATGGTTAAGCCATCACGGTTCCCAAACCTTTCTCTATTGGAGAATACCACCACCAGACAAACTAAAAATACTCATTTAATGGAAAATGCAAATCACGCagataatttctaaaacattACATTCTTAGAGCATTATCCAACTTATGAGCTTCTCGCTTGAAATCAATTTACACATCTTTTGTCTTGGTAACTAGATTAACCTATATTAATACAAACATCATGCAGCATGCTTATTACAATCTAAACAATATCTGCATAAGGATGAGGAGGGGGTGCATGTGAGGAAGAAAACATTTGAGTTTAGCTTCCTCCTTGACCTGCCAAAGCTAATGGGCACTAGTAGCTGCTTTGTATAGGTACATAAGGCCCCATACACTCCCATGCAATGCATAAGATAGATTGATGCTACTCATGAATTTCCGCTAAAAGAGAATATATAGAAACCAATCTTCCTCAAAAATGTAAATGGCATGGTCACTGAGTGGTGACtaattttacttcaatgtcatTGAAAGTTGATGGTAGAAAAGAACAATAGAAAGAATGATTTCAAACTAATCAGAGTACAGTTTTCTAGAAAAATCTGGGTCTTAGTAGTAACAGGAAAGATCCCTGATGAGCGTCATCAAGACTATGCAACATAATTGGCAAATTAACGAAACAAATCCAGGCTGACTCCTGCCACCTTAATCTTGGTAAGGAAATCACACAGTTCCTATGTAAGAAGCAATTACTAATCAACTGACAAATCAATCACTATGTAATAATATGAATCTTGCCTGACGGAGGGTCCGAGCAACCAGCGCCTCAATCACAGCACCTCTATCATCATTTAAGAGATGCACTTCATCAATAATCAAGAGCTTCACCAACATTGAGAGTGACATATCACTGCTCTTGCGGGTGATAACATCCCATTTCTCTGGGGTTGTCACGATCATCTAATAGAGACATATAACTCAAGTCAAAAGATAAGGCTGCTCATACATATCTTAAGAGTCACAACCGGAGAGAATAAAACCTGAGTTTCATCGAGTTCATATTTTGTTAGCTGCATGTCCCCAGTGAGTTCCCTAACTGCCACATTCAGCGGTGATAAACGGTGGCTAAACGTAGATGTCACCTCAGCAGCCAAAGCCTGTATATGACATAGTAATCAactacttattaaaaaaatgcagTAATCAACTAGTAATTATTTGAACTACAAGACAtcattcttttcttctttttggtcCAAAAGCATGAAGTTGCTGGTATAATTGTAGAAATGACTATAAGAGTTGTAATGCAAAGACAGGTCATACCTTCATTGGAGCAACATAAACAATCTTGAACTTGTCTTTGTGCAAGTAACCCTCCTTAAAGTGCTGCCCAAGCTGCAAGAAATCATCACATCGACCACTTTACATTTAAAAGTACAGCCTAGTATATCATACATTTTGCCCAAATGAAGACCAGCTAAAACGAAAGATAACTTTTTGATGGAAACATTATAAGGAAACATTTAATGTAAAGAATGATGAACCTGGGACATGCCACAGCAACCTAAGCTAGACATGATTCAGAAAGAACCGCAATAACACTAGCTGGGAACACTAATTTTAACATCACCACAAAAAGGTAATAATAACAAGGCATGGCAGTTCAAACCATATAAAAGTAGCATTACACAGCTTCTATCATTGTGCAAGAGTTCCACATTCATCGAAATTGATAATGTTAGCTGAAAATTCACTGAGATTGTACAAAGTACCctcatatatatgcacacaaaaaaaaaagaaggaaatgaCCGATACAGGAAAAATCTTGTTAAATAGTCTTAGCGTATTCAATTCAGTACCATATGTACCCTTTACTGTGTCAAAAGTTTTCCAGTCATTAACCAATTtctcaataaaaatatactttCAGTGATATACCTCATGCAAAATAGAGATCATGGCTATATTTGTTTTGCCAGCTCCAGTTGGAGCACAGACCTGCAAGAATCACAAATAAGAAATGTTTCCCCAGTATAATGACAGATTACTTGTTACTCAGGTATACCATTAACTAAATATCTTACCAAAATGTTTTCATTTGTGTAATAAACAGTCTGAAATATCCTGCTCTGTATACGATTCAGGGTCTTGTAGCCACGAAAAGCAGCTTGAGCAAAATCATCAAGCTCCTTAATTTCAATCTGATgataaaaaaagggaagaattGCAATATAAGAATCAAGATAAATGGGGATGGAGGGAGGAGGGTAGGGGGGAGTTTTGGGTTAGAGAGCGCAATTCATGGCTGCTCAAATTTCATACTGAAAATCTAATATGACACCGTAATAGACATCACTTGCTTCAATTAATAGGAAAACTACTCCACGAACATGCCTATTCTCCTTTGTGATTGGCAAAAAGAAGCCAAAAATTTGCCCTGAACTCAAACCTACATATCTGAACGATAAATTAACTCTGTGATGAATCTCGCATATCACATCCTTAGCACACAATTACCCAGGGATTGCAAAGTCTTCTAATTCATAAGTTCTTGCACTTTATAGTGAAGTAGGCTCAAGCACCAACATTGACACTGTCTGTGACACGAAATAAGATCAGccttgaaaaaaaatgttttgtaATCAGTAAAACAGCATACCAGTTTCTCGCCAGGTTTCATTTCTGCTGTTGGCGTAGGCGGAATAATGACTTCGTCATATCCCTTGTAATGCTTCCTCATAGTTCCTTGAGGAAGGTCCCGAACAGGCAACAAGTGTTCGCCAGTCCCTACCAAGACATCAAAAGGACGCTTCTTCTCACTCGCCTCAAGTAAGGAAGAAAAACTTGCAGCAGAAAAATTGCTCTCAGCAGCATATTCTGCTCCATGTCTATGGCGTTTTTCCTCCTTCCGCCGCAATTTGTCAATTTGTTTCTCAGATTCTGTTTGAACCGTAACCTTCACACAAAAGGCTGCACTAACTGATACACCTTACAAAAGGCAGCTTACAGAATTGTACAAGAATCAAGTGATCGGTACCTGAGTTCCATAACTAGGCATGCGCGATTGAGCACTTGAAGTTGTTTTATCAGATTTTAAAGCCAGCATGCCACGATGTACTGCATCAACTAGCTCCTCGCGATGCTAAAAGAATAAGTGTTGCTTTAGTCTTCTGAGAAACAGTTAGACTAGGTCCATGAGCAAAATTTCAAGGCTAAGTCTGCGTGACCATTCGAGATACTGCTAAGCCATGCCTAGTTCATTCAAGTGCTACGCATAGGAGAGCATCATTATACAATTTTATCAAAAGAGTTTGTTTATTAGATAGAACTACTGATACCTTCTTATCTTTTCGATGTAACAAGAATACATATGCCATGAGTAATTAAGAGAGTCCTTACAAGAAATAGCTAATGAGCAAAAGTTCAAGGCAAAGTTTGCA
Above is a window of Punica granatum isolate Tunisia-2019 chromosome 7, ASM765513v2, whole genome shotgun sequence DNA encoding:
- the LOC116213470 gene encoding DExH-box ATP-dependent RNA helicase DExH14 isoform X1 is translated as MLFQLPRLTSALRDPFDVDQAYLHRKAVLQSRSKPRNSANSLDESELACKIVHRWEEASLEVRQAYKQFIGIVVELIDREVASEEFHEVGLAVYWLFAKPAEEEEDENKYIALKKVELEKIVGHAVSVAHVQKVASHAQRLSVLQPGDHGIAINSKEQVNGYSSDVEFGADLAFHAPSRFLIDVALEDVDLLGIEASASQSLASFHHGWYEDGDSKYNQLADGRSYDLSWLRDLCDVLARDSSSALSGDELAMTICRVLDSDKPGEEIAADLLDLVGDSAFETVQDIIMHREELVDAVHRGMLALKSDKTTSSAQSRMPSYGTQVTVQTESEKQIDKLRRKEEKRHRHGAEYAAESNFSAASFSSLLEASEKKRPFDVLVGTGEHLLPVRDLPQGTMRKHYKGYDEVIIPPTPTAEMKPGEKLIEIKELDDFAQAAFRGYKTLNRIQSRIFQTVYYTNENILVCAPTGAGKTNIAMISILHELGQHFKEGYLHKDKFKIVYVAPMKALAAEVTSTFSHRLSPLNVAVRELTGDMQLTKYELDETQMIVTTPEKWDVITRKSSDMSLSMLVKLLIIDEVHLLNDDRGAVIEALVARTLRQVESTQSMIRIVGLSATLPNYLEVAEFLKVNPQKGLFFFDSSYRPVPLAQQYIGISEHNFLARMELLNEICYKKVADAIKQGHQAMIFVHSRKDTAKTAEKLVEVARINDELDLFKNDAHPQFSLIKKEVHKSRNKDLVKLFEFGVGIHHAGMLRADRGLTERLFSDGLLKVLVCTATLAWGVNLPAHTVVIKGTQLYDPKAGGWKDLGMLDVMQIFGRAGRPQFDKSGEGIIITSHDKLSYYLRLLTSQLPIESQFISSLKDNLNAEVVLGTVTNVKEACAWLRYTYLAVRMRLNPLAYGIGWDEVVADPSLTLKQRALVTEAARALDKAKMMRFDEKSGNFYCTELGRISSHFYIQYSSVETYNEMLRRHMNEAEIIDMVARSSEFENIVVREEEQNELEELARTCCPLEVKGGPSNKHGKISILIQIYISRGSIDTFSLVSDAAYISASLARIMRALFEICLRRGWSEMSLFMLEYCKAVDRQVWPHQHPLRQFDKDLSSEILWKLEEKNADLDRLVDMEEKDIGALIRYGPGGRLVKQYLGYFPSLQLSATVSPITRTVLKVALLITPNFTWKERFHGQAQRWWILVEDSENDHIYHSELFTLTKKMARGEPQKLSFTVPIFEPHPPQYYIRAVSDSWLHAEAFYVISFHNLALPEARTMHTELLDLKPLPVTSLRNPTYESLYKFSHFNPIQTQAFHILYHTDNNVLLGAPTGSGKTISAELAMLRLFDTQPDMKVVYIAPLKAIVRERMSDWKKNLVPRLGKQMVEMTGDYTPDLMALLSADIIISTPEKWDGISRNWHSRSYVKKVGLTILDEIHLLGADRGPILEVIVSRMRYISSQTDRAVRFVGLSTALANAGDLADWLGVGETGLFNFKPSVRPVPLEVHIQGYPGKFYCPRMNSMNKPAYAAICTHSPTKPVLIFVSSRRQTRLTALDLIQFAASDEHPRQFLSLAEVELQMVLSQITDQNLRHTLQFGIGLHHAGLNDRDRSLVEELFANSKIQVLVCTSTLAWGVNLPAHLVIIKGTEYYDGKSKRYVDFPITDILQMMGRAGRPQYDQHGKAVILVHEPKKSFYKKFLYEPFPVESSLKEQLHDHINAEIVSGTICHKEDAVHYLTWTYLFRRLMVNPAYYGLEDTEPETLSSYLSRLIQNTFEDLEDSGCIKMDEDRVESMMLGSIASQYYLSYKTVSMFGSNISPDTSIEVFLLILSGASEYDELPVRHNEDLKNAALAEKVRYNVDKNRLDDPHVKANLLFQAHFSQLELPISDYVTDLKSVLDQSIRIIQAMIDICANSGWLASSITCMQLLQMIMQGLWCDKGSSLWMLPSMNVEIEDALRRRGLTTLQQLLRVPKDTLQSIIGNSTAQRLFQDLQHFPHVQIKLKFQRREGDDENSRSLSIKLEKTNYRRSTSRAFVPRYPKVKDEAWWLVLGNTSTSELYALKRISFTNHVVTHMKLPETLTNLQGVKLILVSDCYLGFEQEVSVENI
- the LOC116213470 gene encoding DExH-box ATP-dependent RNA helicase DExH14 isoform X2 — its product is MRKHYKGYDEVIIPPTPTAEMKPGEKLIEIKELDDFAQAAFRGYKTLNRIQSRIFQTVYYTNENILVCAPTGAGKTNIAMISILHELGQHFKEGYLHKDKFKIVYVAPMKALAAEVTSTFSHRLSPLNVAVRELTGDMQLTKYELDETQMIVTTPEKWDVITRKSSDMSLSMLVKLLIIDEVHLLNDDRGAVIEALVARTLRQVESTQSMIRIVGLSATLPNYLEVAEFLKVNPQKGLFFFDSSYRPVPLAQQYIGISEHNFLARMELLNEICYKKVADAIKQGHQAMIFVHSRKDTAKTAEKLVEVARINDELDLFKNDAHPQFSLIKKEVHKSRNKDLVKLFEFGVGIHHAGMLRADRGLTERLFSDGLLKVLVCTATLAWGVNLPAHTVVIKGTQLYDPKAGGWKDLGMLDVMQIFGRAGRPQFDKSGEGIIITSHDKLSYYLRLLTSQLPIESQFISSLKDNLNAEVVLGTVTNVKEACAWLRYTYLAVRMRLNPLAYGIGWDEVVADPSLTLKQRALVTEAARALDKAKMMRFDEKSGNFYCTELGRISSHFYIQYSSVETYNEMLRRHMNEAEIIDMVARSSEFENIVVREEEQNELEELARTCCPLEVKGGPSNKHGKISILIQIYISRGSIDTFSLVSDAAYISASLARIMRALFEICLRRGWSEMSLFMLEYCKAVDRQVWPHQHPLRQFDKDLSSEILWKLEEKNADLDRLVDMEEKDIGALIRYGPGGRLVKQYLGYFPSLQLSATVSPITRTVLKVALLITPNFTWKERFHGQAQRWWILVEDSENDHIYHSELFTLTKKMARGEPQKLSFTVPIFEPHPPQYYIRAVSDSWLHAEAFYVISFHNLALPEARTMHTELLDLKPLPVTSLRNPTYESLYKFSHFNPIQTQAFHILYHTDNNVLLGAPTGSGKTISAELAMLRLFDTQPDMKVVYIAPLKAIVRERMSDWKKNLVPRLGKQMVEMTGDYTPDLMALLSADIIISTPEKWDGISRNWHSRSYVKKVGLTILDEIHLLGADRGPILEVIVSRMRYISSQTDRAVRFVGLSTALANAGDLADWLGVGETGLFNFKPSVRPVPLEVHIQGYPGKFYCPRMNSMNKPAYAAICTHSPTKPVLIFVSSRRQTRLTALDLIQFAASDEHPRQFLSLAEVELQMVLSQITDQNLRHTLQFGIGLHHAGLNDRDRSLVEELFANSKIQVLVCTSTLAWGVNLPAHLVIIKGTEYYDGKSKRYVDFPITDILQMMGRAGRPQYDQHGKAVILVHEPKKSFYKKFLYEPFPVESSLKEQLHDHINAEIVSGTICHKEDAVHYLTWTYLFRRLMVNPAYYGLEDTEPETLSSYLSRLIQNTFEDLEDSGCIKMDEDRVESMMLGSIASQYYLSYKTVSMFGSNISPDTSIEVFLLILSGASEYDELPVRHNEDLKNAALAEKVRYNVDKNRLDDPHVKANLLFQAHFSQLELPISDYVTDLKSVLDQSIRIIQAMIDICANSGWLASSITCMQLLQMIMQGLWCDKGSSLWMLPSMNVEIEDALRRRGLTTLQQLLRVPKDTLQSIIGNSTAQRLFQDLQHFPHVQIKLKFQRREGDDENSRSLSIKLEKTNYRRSTSRAFVPRYPKVKDEAWWLVLGNTSTSELYALKRISFTNHVVTHMKLPETLTNLQGVKLILVSDCYLGFEQEVSVENI